The stretch of DNA GAACGAAGCAGCACTTGTTGCGGCTCGGTCAGACCGTGATAAAGTATCGATCGTTGATCTCGAAGAAGCGATTGACCGTGTTATCGCTGGACCAGCGAAGAAGAGCCGGATCATCTCGCCGAAAGAGAAAAAGATTGTCGCATGGCACGAAGCAGGACATACGATTATCGGTGTCACGCTCGACGATGCGGATGAAGTACACAAAGTAACAATCGTTCCTCGCGGTAACGCGGGTGGATATGTCGTCATGTTGCCAAAAGAAGATCGTTACTTCATGACGAAGCCGGAACTCGAAGACAAGATTACTGGATTGCTCGGTGGTCGTGTTGCAGAGGACATCGTCTTCGGAGAAGTCTCGACTGGGGCAAGCAATGACTTCCAACGTGCGACAGGTCTTGCACGGAAAATGGTCATGGAGTTCGGGATGAGTGAAAAACTCGGACCCCTTCAATTCGGATCAGGTCAAAGTGGTAACGTCTTCCTCGGCCGTGATTTCCAAAACGAACAGAACTACTCGGATGCGATTGCACACGAGATCGATACGGAAATCCAAGCGATCATCAATCGCTGTTACCAAAAAGCGAAAGATATCCTGACTGAGAAACGCGATCAGCTCGACTTGATTGCAACGACGTTGCTTGAAGTTGAAACACTCGATCAAAAACAAATTCACCATCTCTTAGAGACAGGCGAATACAAAAAACATGAACCAGAAGCAACGACTCCAAAAGCAGAAGAGAAAGCACCGGAATCGACAGATGTAACTGTTGATCAACCGACACAGTCTCCAACGCAAATGGGCTCAGTCGTTGATGAAGGAAAAAATGTAGATACGGATACACCAGATACGCCGCGCCGCGACGATCAAGTGTAATCCGAAGGGAACGGATTCGATAACCATCGAATCCGTTCTTTTTTGTTGCAGAATGGGTGAATACACATCTGTAGGTGTGGCTATACGAGCATGGTATAATCACAACGTATATCATTCCTATCGTGCAGAATTGGAATGGAGAAAAGAATGAAAATCGAGAAGAAGCGGGGAAATAAGCAAATGATTTTAGTCATCGATGTCGGAAATACGAATATCGTCTTAGGTGTCTATCAAGGACAAGAGTTGATTGAGCATTGGCGGATTGCGACAGACCGGACACGTACGACGGACGAATACGGTATGCTCGTCAAGGCGTTGTTCCGCGACGCAGAGCTAAACGTGGAAGAAGTTGAGGGAATCGTGTTATCATCTGTCGTACCCCCCGTCGTGTTTCCACTCGAAAACATGTGTGTGCGTTACTTCAAACGTCGTCCATTCTTGATCGGACCAGGAATTAAGACAGGACTTGATTTAAAAGTCGACAATCCACGTGAAGTGGGGGCCGATCGAATCGTCAATGCAGTAGCGGCGACAGCGAAATACGAGGGACCGATGATCATCGTCGATTTCGGAACAGCAACGACGTATTGTTACATCGATGCACAAAAACGGTATTACGGTGGCATCATCTCACCAGGTGTGATGGTTGCTACCGAGGCACTCTATAATAAGGCAGCAAAATTACCACGAATCGAAATTGCGAAGCCACAGTCAGCAATTGGACGGAATACGATCCATGCGATGCAGTCGGGCACGTATTTTGGATACGTGGCACAGGTAGACGGACTCGTCCACCGGATGAAAGATGAAATGGGTGAAGCGAAGGTCATTGCGACTGGTGGTTTAGCCCGATTAATTAGCGAGGAATCCACGATGATTGAAGTCGTCGATCCATTCTTGACGTTAGATGGATTACGGATTATCTACGAACGAAATAAGTGAGGGAATCAAGATGAAACGTGAAGAATTATTAGCACAATTAAAAGATGATTATTTAGTACGGGCGTTAGGCTTCAACGGTGAAGTCCGTGCGTTTGCGATCCGTTCAACAAAAACGGTTTATGAAGCACAACTCCGCCACCAAACGACACCGGTCGTTACAGCAGCACTCGGTCGGACACTGACAATCGGCGCAATGATGGGTACGATGCAAAAAGGCGATACACGTGTCACGTTGAAAGTGGAAGGCGATGGACCAATCGGGAAGATCATCGTTGATGCCGACGCAAAAGGTGTCGTTCGTGGCTACGTCAGTCGTCCACGAGTCGAGATGGATACGTACGTCAATGCAGACGGTCTGACGAAATTAAAAGTCGGTGAAGCAGTCGGTCGCGGAAACATTTCTGTCATTAAAGACCTTGGACTACGTGACTTCGTCGGTGGTCAGTCACCGATTCAAACAGGTGAGATCAGTGAAGACTTCACGTATTACTTCGCTGTATCGGAACAAAGTCCATCGGTCGTTGGAGCAGGTGTACTGGTTTATCCAGAAGACGAATCGGTCATCGCAGCAGGTGGGTTGATTGTTCAGTTGATGCCAGGTGCATCGGAAGAGACGATTTCAGCGCTTGAAAAACGTGTCGCAGCCCTTAAACCAATCTCAATTCTTGTCGGTGAGGAAAAAACACCAGAAGAGATGCTCGAACTCGTTCTCGGTGACTATGAGCACCTCGATACGATTCCGGTCTCGTTCGAATGTACGTGTGACCGCGAAAAGTTAGCGACAGCGATCATCGCACTCGGTCCAGATGAGATCCAAGCAATGATTGATGAAGATGGTGGCGCGGAAGCTGTTTGTCACTTCTGTTCAGAACATTATCACTATGATGTTCCAGAATTAGAGGAACTTCGCGAAAAATCACTCGAAAGAGCATAAGAGGGATCTGATATGGGGAATGTACAACCTAAGTACTTGTGGATGTTGATCTTCATCTTAATGTTGACGAATTTCATGACCGGTGCTTACGCCTTCATGGGTGAGCTCCCGAAAGTCGATTCTCCTAAAATCGTTCAGGATAGTATCGGTGGTCCGCTTGAGGATGTCGTTGCCGAAGTCGGTGATGAAAAGATCACGCGAGCGATGGTTTATCAGACGATGCGCACGGAGCAGGAGAAGCAGACGATTGATCGGTTGATTCAAGAAGCGGTCGAACGCCAGACAAAAGATGGAAAAAAGCCGGAAGTCAAACGCTTTGATTGACAGATTTCATCCAATCCGCTGATAATTAGTCTATCGGATTACTTGGAATTCAAGCGGTTCACTAATGAGGAGGAATGGTCATGCGTATTGCGAATTCAGTACTAGATTTAGTCGGTCGAACGCCGATCGTCAAGTTACATCATCTAACGGGTCCTGAGGATGCAGATGTTTATCTGAAACTGGAGTACATGAATCCGGGGTCGAGCGTAAAAGACCGGATCGCCTTATCAATGATCGAGGCAGCAGAAGAAGCGGGTCAACTCAAAGAAGGCGACACGATCATCGAGCCGACGAGTGGTAACACAGGAATTGGGCTTGCGATGGTCGCTTCGGCGAAAGGGTATCGCGCCATCCTCGTCATGCCTGAAACGATGAGCATGGAGCGCCGGACGTTGCTTCGCGCCTATGGTGCAGAATTGATTCTGACACCAGGACCTGAAGGGATGAAGGGTGCGATTGCTCGCGCGACAGCGGAAGCGGAAGAGCATGGTTACTTCATGCCACAACAGTTCAATAACGGTGCCAATCCAGTCGTTCACGAAAAAACGACAGGTCCTGAAATCGTCGAAGCGTTCGAAGGCATGCAACTCGATGCGTTCATCGCGGGTATCGGAACAGGTGGAACAATCACGGGTGCTGGGAAAGTGTTACGCGATGCTTTCAAAGGAATCGAAATCATTGCCGTCGAACCAACGGATTCACCCGTCTTATCTGGTGGTAAACCAGGACCGCATAAATTGCAAGGAATCGGTGCTGGATTCGTACCGTCGATTCTCGATACAGACATTTATGATGGTGTCGAGCAAATCACGACAGAAGAAGCATTCGAGCACGCACGTCGAGCAGCGAAGACGAACGGTGTCTTAGGTGGTATCTCGTCAGGTGCTGCGATTGCGGCAGCGCTCAAGACAGCAAAACGCCTTGGAAAAGGAAAAAATGTCCTCGCGATCATTCCTTCGAACGGTGAACGGTACTTAAGTACACCACTGTATCAAGTCGAGGAAGAAGCAGATCAATCAAAATAATCAACAGTACGTACACGGAAGTCATTCGGCTTCCGTGTACTTTTTTGCGTATAATGAGAGCAGAATAGTGTGAAGTGGGGGACGCGCATGCGACAGACGAAATATAAAGCAATACCATGGACAAAAGAACAATTCTATAATCGCTACGTTGAGCAGACGACTGGAACAACCGGACATGTCTGGCTTGAAAGTGGTCGGATCGGAAGCTATACGATGGCCGCCATCCGTCCTGTCGGATACATTCGTACGAAGGACGGGATAACGACGATCGAGACAGATGGAAAAGTCGAAACATCGATTGCGAATCCATTTGATGTCCTCGAACAGCTCCGAGTCGAACGTGAATCTGTTCGACCTGCCGGGATGCCACCGTTCTTTGGTGGATTTGCCGGATACGTGAGTTATGATGCCGTCCGTTATTTAGAGAAGTTACCCGTGCAGGCAGTAGATGATCTTCAGACGCCGGATTTATCGTTCTATTGGTACGATGAAGTCGCTGTGTTTGATGAGGAGACGAAGCAATTGTTCGTTGCCGTGACACGTGATTCAGCAGAAGAAGCAGTGCATGTCCTTGAAACAGAAATCACGCGTTGGTGTATTGAGACAGGAGCGCCTCAGTTTGCTGCGACCGGTTCATCAGGTGAGCGGGAACGAGCTTTCGGACAGGAAGCGTTCATGACAGCCGCACACCGGATTAAATCGTATATTGAGGACGGTGACGTCTTCCAAGTCAATTTGTCCGTCCGTCAACAAGAACCGCTCGGGACGACACCGGAACATCTCTATGATGTATTACGACAGGTCAATCCTTCACCCTATATGGGTTACTTTGCTGACGAGGATTTAACACTCGTGTCGGCATCGCCAGAATTGCTTGTCGAAAAAATCGGTGACGAACTGTCGACGCGACCGATTGCCGGAACACGTCCGCGAGGGAAGGATGAAGCAGAGGATTTACGGCTTGCCAAAACTTTACTCGATAACGAAAAAGAACGGGCAGAGCATGTGATGCTCGTTGATTTAGAGCGAAATGATTTAGGGCGTGTCAGTCGTTATGGTACGGTTCATGTCGATGAGCTGATGGTGATCGAGAAATACTCCCATGTGCAGCACATCGTATCGAACGTCAGAGGACAAGTGGCGCCGGAACATTCCGGAAGTCAAGTGCTCGCTGCGATGTTCCCAGGTGGAACGATCACCGGAGCACCAAAAATCCGGACGATGGAAATCATCGAGGAACTAGAACCGGTCAGACGCGGTATCTATACTGGATCACTTGGTTTCATCAGCTGGGCAGATGATGTCATCTTTAACATCTTGATTCGAACGCTCGTTGCAAAAGACGGGATGGCGTATGTCCAAGCGGGTGCTGGAGTCGTTACGGATTCCGATGCGGCACGTGAATATGAGGAGTCACTTAGTAAGGCAAAAGCATTATGGGTAACCAAAGAAACGGCGGAGGGAACACAATGATTGTACTGATTGATAACTATGATTCATTTACGTATAACTTAGTCCAGTATTTCGGTGAACTCGGACAAGACATTCGTGTGTTTCGCAACGACGCGATTACGCTTGAAGAAATCGAAGCGCTACGTCCTGATCACCTCGTTATCTCGCCCGGTCCGTGTACACCGAATGAAGCAGGGATTAGTTTAGAAGCGATTGCTTACTTTGCTGGGAAGATACCGATTTTAGGAGTCTGCTTAGGTCATCAAGCAATCGGACAAGTATTTGGTGGGAAAGTCATTCGAGCGAAGGAATTGATGCACGGGAAAGTCTCATCGCTTACGCATGACGGACAAAGGATGTTTGAACAAATCCCACAAGCAACACCGGTGACACGTTATCATTCACTCGTCATTGAACGTGAGACGTTTCCGGAAGTGCTCGAAGTGACGGCAGAAGCAGGCGGCGAAATCATGGCACTTCGTCACCGGACGTTACCGATTCACGGTGTGCAGTTTCATCCAGAAGCAATTTTGACGCGAGACGGCAAACAGATGTTAAAAAATTTCTTGGAGTTGACGCATTATGTATCTCTGGCATGACGGAACCATTAAACGAGAAGAAGAGGTAAGAATCTCACCACTCGATCACGGATACGTCTATGGCATGGGTGTATTTGAGACGTTTCGGACCTATAACGGTCATCCGTTTTTATTCGATGATCATATCGACCGTTTACGAATGAGTTGTATCGCGCTCGGGATCCAACTACCATACGATCGAGAAGCGTTACGGCAAGCGATCCAGGATTTATATAAAGTGTACGAGGCGAATGACCTCTATATCCGTTTGAATGTCTCGGCTGGTCCGCGTGAGATTGGGTTATCAATTGACCCTTACGACACACCGACCGTATTGATCTATGCGAAACCGATCGCTCCACGAAAGCGAGCAGAACGTGCACTCGAAACGATTCGTTTACCGCGGAGTACGCCCGAGACGACATATCGTTTGAAGTCACATCATTACATGAATAATTTAGTAGCGAAACGTCAGCTGTTCAATCCAGAAGCGGAAGGGTTGTTCTTAACGAAAGAAGGTCATGTGTGCGAAGGAATTACATCGAATATCTTTTGGCGTTACGGGAGCACATGGTATACGTCAGCGCTTGAGACAGGAGCGCTGAATGGGATTACCCGTCAGTTTTTGATGCAACACCTACCAGTCGAAGAACGTCTCGCTTATTTACCGCAACTCGAAGAAGCAGATGAGATCATTTATACAAATTCTGTTCAGGAAGCGGTCGCAATCTCGTCACTCGATGGACGCCCCTTCCCCGGAATTAATGGAACAGGATATGCGCAGATCATGACGCTGTTTGATCAATCCGTTGAACATGTGACAACAAGGAGGGAACAACGATGACCTACATCATGGGTATTTTAAACGTAACACCGGACTCCTTTTCAGACGGTGGACAATATGTGGATGTCGAGCAAGCGGTGCGCCAAGCACGTCAGCTGGTTGCGGACGGAGCGGATGCGATCGATGTTGGTGGAGAATCAACGCGTCCGGGTGCTGCGTTCGTATCGATTGAAGAAGAACTCGCACGTGTCATACCGGTAATCAAGCGGATCAAACGGGAATTGAATGTGCTCGTTTCAATTGATACGTATAAACCGGTCGTCGCGGAAGCCGCTATTGAGGCAGGAGCAGATATCATTAATGATGTGTGGGGCTCGAAGTGGGGCGATCGTTCGATGGTCGATGTAGCGGCGCGACATCATGTTCCAATCATTTTGATGCATAACCGAGAGACGGCACATGGAACAGATATGCTCGCGGAAGTCCGGGCTGACCTCGAGGAGTCGATTCGGTTAGCGAAACAGGCAAATGTCGCAGAAGAACACATTTGGCTCGATCCGGGAATCGGTTTCATGAAGACGCATGAGGAAAATCTGTATCTGATGCGTCACTTGTCGATCGTAACGGACTTCGGTTATCCGGTTTTACTCGGGACATCCCGTAAATCGATGATTGGACTTGCGCTCGGACTCCCGACGGAGGAACGACTTGAGGGAACGATCGCGACGGTCTGTTATGGCATTCAACAAGGGTGTGACTGGATGCGTGTGCATGACGTGAAAGAAGTCAAACGGGCAGCGCAGATGATGGATATCATGTTGGCAGCGACGAAGGGGGAATAACGATGGATCGAATTCATGTCACCGGGATGCGTTTTTATGGATACCACGGTGTATTCGCAGAAGAG from Exiguobacterium sp. BMC-KP encodes:
- the folP gene encoding dihydropteroate synthase, which produces MTYIMGILNVTPDSFSDGGQYVDVEQAVRQARQLVADGADAIDVGGESTRPGAAFVSIEEELARVIPVIKRIKRELNVLVSIDTYKPVVAEAAIEAGADIINDVWGSKWGDRSMVDVAARHHVPIILMHNRETAHGTDMLAEVRADLEESIRLAKQANVAEEHIWLDPGIGFMKTHEENLYLMRHLSIVTDFGYPVLLGTSRKSMIGLALGLPTEERLEGTIATVCYGIQQGCDWMRVHDVKEVKRAAQMMDIMLAATKGE
- a CDS encoding aminotransferase class IV, yielding MYLWHDGTIKREEEVRISPLDHGYVYGMGVFETFRTYNGHPFLFDDHIDRLRMSCIALGIQLPYDREALRQAIQDLYKVYEANDLYIRLNVSAGPREIGLSIDPYDTPTVLIYAKPIAPRKRAERALETIRLPRSTPETTYRLKSHHYMNNLVAKRQLFNPEAEGLFLTKEGHVCEGITSNIFWRYGSTWYTSALETGALNGITRQFLMQHLPVEERLAYLPQLEEADEIIYTNSVQEAVAISSLDGRPFPGINGTGYAQIMTLFDQSVEHVTTRREQR
- a CDS encoding type III pantothenate kinase, which codes for MILVIDVGNTNIVLGVYQGQELIEHWRIATDRTRTTDEYGMLVKALFRDAELNVEEVEGIVLSSVVPPVVFPLENMCVRYFKRRPFLIGPGIKTGLDLKVDNPREVGADRIVNAVAATAKYEGPMIIVDFGTATTYCYIDAQKRYYGGIISPGVMVATEALYNKAAKLPRIEIAKPQSAIGRNTIHAMQSGTYFGYVAQVDGLVHRMKDEMGEAKVIATGGLARLISEESTMIEVVDPFLTLDGLRIIYERNK
- a CDS encoding anthranilate synthase component I family protein; translated protein: MRQTKYKAIPWTKEQFYNRYVEQTTGTTGHVWLESGRIGSYTMAAIRPVGYIRTKDGITTIETDGKVETSIANPFDVLEQLRVERESVRPAGMPPFFGGFAGYVSYDAVRYLEKLPVQAVDDLQTPDLSFYWYDEVAVFDEETKQLFVAVTRDSAEEAVHVLETEITRWCIETGAPQFAATGSSGERERAFGQEAFMTAAHRIKSYIEDGDVFQVNLSVRQQEPLGTTPEHLYDVLRQVNPSPYMGYFADEDLTLVSASPELLVEKIGDELSTRPIAGTRPRGKDEAEDLRLAKTLLDNEKERAEHVMLVDLERNDLGRVSRYGTVHVDELMVIEKYSHVQHIVSNVRGQVAPEHSGSQVLAAMFPGGTITGAPKIRTMEIIEELEPVRRGIYTGSLGFISWADDVIFNILIRTLVAKDGMAYVQAGAGVVTDSDAAREYEESLSKAKALWVTKETAEGTQ
- the hslO gene encoding Hsp33 family molecular chaperone HslO; protein product: MKREELLAQLKDDYLVRALGFNGEVRAFAIRSTKTVYEAQLRHQTTPVVTAALGRTLTIGAMMGTMQKGDTRVTLKVEGDGPIGKIIVDADAKGVVRGYVSRPRVEMDTYVNADGLTKLKVGEAVGRGNISVIKDLGLRDFVGGQSPIQTGEISEDFTYYFAVSEQSPSVVGAGVLVYPEDESVIAAGGLIVQLMPGASEETISALEKRVAALKPISILVGEEKTPEEMLELVLGDYEHLDTIPVSFECTCDREKLATAIIALGPDEIQAMIDEDGGAEAVCHFCSEHYHYDVPELEELREKSLERA
- the cysK gene encoding cysteine synthase A; translated protein: MRIANSVLDLVGRTPIVKLHHLTGPEDADVYLKLEYMNPGSSVKDRIALSMIEAAEEAGQLKEGDTIIEPTSGNTGIGLAMVASAKGYRAILVMPETMSMERRTLLRAYGAELILTPGPEGMKGAIARATAEAEEHGYFMPQQFNNGANPVVHEKTTGPEIVEAFEGMQLDAFIAGIGTGGTITGAGKVLRDAFKGIEIIAVEPTDSPVLSGGKPGPHKLQGIGAGFVPSILDTDIYDGVEQITTEEAFEHARRAAKTNGVLGGISSGAAIAAALKTAKRLGKGKNVLAIIPSNGERYLSTPLYQVEEEADQSK
- a CDS encoding anthranilate synthase component II; translation: MIVLIDNYDSFTYNLVQYFGELGQDIRVFRNDAITLEEIEALRPDHLVISPGPCTPNEAGISLEAIAYFAGKIPILGVCLGHQAIGQVFGGKVIRAKELMHGKVSSLTHDGQRMFEQIPQATPVTRYHSLVIERETFPEVLEVTAEAGGEIMALRHRTLPIHGVQFHPEAILTRDGKQMLKNFLELTHYVSLA